One segment of Nocardioides sp. QY071 DNA contains the following:
- a CDS encoding NAD-dependent epimerase/dehydratase family protein, translating to MGAGRTVLVTGVSRDLGRTLARTLATDPGIDRVIGVDVVPPRGDLGDVMFVRADIRNPVIAKVIAKEDVDTVVHMSVIATPGSAGARGTMKELNVIGTMQLLAACQKAEGLRALVVKSSTTAYGASSRDPAMFTEDMEPRRPARTGYAKDVVEVEQYVRGFARRRPDVTTTLLRCANVIGPRVVSPLASYFRLPVIPTVLGFDPRLQFLHETDLNRVLRHAVHEDVGGTFNVAGDGLLMLSQALRRSGRPNVAVPGVAFGGLGSVLRSVRRADLSPELVAFLTYGRGVDTTRMRSELGFEPHYTTASAFAEFASSLPPGSRRTDRVLGSLAERLPAVDDDRPAQLTLAGGTDG from the coding sequence ATGGGTGCCGGACGCACGGTCCTGGTCACGGGGGTCTCGCGAGACCTCGGCCGCACCCTTGCGCGCACCCTGGCCACCGACCCCGGGATCGACCGGGTCATCGGTGTCGACGTCGTCCCCCCGCGGGGCGACCTCGGCGACGTCATGTTCGTGCGCGCCGACATCCGCAACCCGGTCATCGCGAAGGTCATCGCGAAGGAGGACGTCGACACCGTCGTCCACATGAGCGTGATCGCGACCCCCGGCTCCGCCGGTGCCCGCGGCACCATGAAGGAGCTCAACGTCATCGGGACGATGCAGCTCCTCGCCGCCTGCCAGAAGGCCGAGGGGCTGCGCGCCCTGGTCGTGAAGTCCTCGACGACGGCGTACGGCGCCAGCAGCCGCGACCCCGCCATGTTCACCGAGGACATGGAGCCGCGCCGGCCCGCGCGCACCGGGTACGCCAAGGACGTCGTCGAGGTCGAGCAGTACGTCCGCGGCTTCGCGCGCCGGCGTCCCGACGTCACGACCACCCTGCTGCGCTGCGCCAACGTCATCGGCCCGCGCGTGGTGAGCCCGCTGGCGTCGTACTTCCGGCTGCCGGTGATCCCGACCGTCCTCGGCTTCGACCCGCGCCTGCAGTTCCTGCACGAGACCGACCTCAACCGGGTGCTGCGCCACGCCGTCCACGAGGACGTCGGTGGCACCTTCAACGTCGCCGGCGACGGGCTGCTCATGCTCTCCCAGGCGCTGCGCCGCTCCGGACGGCCCAACGTCGCGGTTCCCGGCGTGGCCTTCGGCGGCCTCGGCTCGGTGCTCAGGTCGGTGCGCCGTGCCGACCTGTCGCCCGAGCTGGTCGCCTTCTTGACCTACGGCCGTGGCGTCGACACCACGCGGATGCGCAGCGAGCTCGGGTTCGAGCCGCACTACACGACGGCCTCGGCGTTCGCCGAGTTCGCCTCCTCGCTCCCGCCCGGCTCGCGCCGCACCGACCGGGTGCTCGGCTCGCTCGCCGAGCGCCTCCCTGCGGTCGACGACGACCGTCCCGCCCAGCTCACCCTCGCTGGAGGCACGGATGGCTGA
- a CDS encoding 1-acyl-sn-glycerol-3-phosphate acyltransferase has translation MADAEIIPIGTRGQPGRGTGKRPSAAARGLAPKGSTPRKAPAKKPAEPAPTEAPVAEPPVDETPVIETPSLLDAPADVPTAPLVAPARTEERGAGPLAGIPVGDWLAGFQAASKELFGDQWEPQLARFLAFLRRRVTGDYTVDEYGFDAEVTERFFMAALRPVAQKWFRIEVRGVENIPTEGGALVVSNHSGTIPVDGLMTMVSIHDHTGRFLRPLGADLVFRLPVVGSVARKGGATLACSEDAERMLRGGELVGVWPEGFKGIGKPFSERYKLQRFGRGGFVSAALRTGVPIVPLSVVGAEEIYPLVGNIPSLARLLGVPYIPITPLFPLLGPLGLVPLPSKWLLEFGEPIRTDEYDDGAAEDPMLVFNVTDQVRETIQQTLYSLLMQRESVFR, from the coding sequence ATGGCTGACGCCGAGATCATCCCGATCGGCACCCGCGGCCAGCCCGGCCGCGGCACCGGCAAGCGGCCCTCGGCCGCGGCTCGCGGGCTCGCGCCGAAGGGCAGCACCCCGCGCAAGGCGCCGGCGAAGAAGCCCGCCGAGCCGGCTCCGACCGAGGCCCCGGTCGCGGAGCCGCCGGTCGACGAGACCCCCGTGATCGAGACGCCGTCGCTGCTCGATGCGCCGGCCGACGTACCCACTGCGCCGCTGGTGGCGCCGGCACGCACCGAGGAGCGCGGCGCCGGCCCGCTCGCCGGCATCCCGGTCGGCGACTGGCTGGCGGGCTTCCAGGCCGCCAGCAAGGAGCTGTTCGGCGACCAGTGGGAGCCTCAGCTGGCCCGCTTCCTGGCGTTCCTGCGGCGCCGGGTGACCGGCGACTACACGGTCGACGAGTACGGCTTCGACGCCGAGGTCACCGAGCGCTTCTTCATGGCGGCGCTGCGACCTGTGGCGCAGAAGTGGTTCCGGATCGAGGTCCGCGGCGTCGAGAACATCCCGACCGAGGGCGGCGCCCTGGTCGTGTCCAACCACTCCGGCACCATCCCGGTCGACGGCCTGATGACGATGGTGTCGATCCACGACCACACCGGCCGCTTCCTGCGCCCGCTCGGCGCCGATCTGGTGTTCCGGCTGCCCGTGGTCGGCTCCGTGGCCCGCAAGGGCGGCGCGACCCTGGCCTGCAGCGAGGATGCCGAGCGGATGCTGCGCGGCGGCGAGCTGGTCGGCGTGTGGCCTGAGGGCTTCAAGGGCATCGGCAAGCCGTTCTCCGAGCGCTACAAGCTCCAGCGGTTCGGTCGCGGTGGCTTCGTGTCGGCGGCGCTGCGCACCGGCGTTCCGATCGTGCCGCTCTCGGTGGTCGGCGCCGAGGAGATCTACCCCCTCGTCGGCAACATCCCGTCGCTGGCCCGCCTGCTCGGCGTGCCGTACATCCCGATCACGCCGCTGTTCCCGCTGCTCGGGCCGCTCGGCCTGGTTCCGCTGCCGTCCAAGTGGCTGCTCGAGTTCGGCGAGCCGATCCGCACCGACGAGTACGACGACGGCGCGGCCGAGGACCCGATGCTGGTGTTCAACGTGACCGACCAGGTCCGCGAGACCATCCAGCAGACGCTCTACAGCCTGCTCATGCAGCGCGAGTCCGTCTTCCGCTGA
- a CDS encoding DUF5667 domain-containing protein: MRGNAWSRGAEEFDALVSGRAGDSEAHAELLELVAALRAVPPVTARPEFVSSLRTQLVAAAEREPARAEHALAVHLTPRQRRGSRERRLAAVIGGFAVVSATGSMAMASQDALPGDVLYPVKRAIENAQTNLQPDGAAKADALISHAEARLDELQSLVARDRSADEVNATLQDFTDQARQASEFALDDYTATGKADRIADLRAFAGDSMDALAALGPIVPSDSRSLLITATQTIRQIDAAAWEACPSCAEGAVAEVPDFATLPLSAVLSGNVTASVTDAAPLTTKKKDKAPQTTATPGATAPQVPPVLPPIELPSVPNPTKSPKPLGETVDNVTKGLTGTLGIDGGSQTTDGTTTDPGLVPNLVDGVTGILGGLLGGQ, encoded by the coding sequence ATGCGCGGGAACGCCTGGTCGCGCGGCGCCGAGGAGTTCGACGCTCTGGTCTCCGGCCGCGCCGGTGACTCGGAGGCTCACGCCGAGCTGCTCGAGCTGGTCGCCGCCCTGCGCGCCGTCCCCCCGGTCACCGCCCGCCCCGAGTTCGTCTCCTCGCTGCGCACCCAGCTGGTCGCCGCCGCCGAGCGCGAGCCCGCGCGCGCCGAGCACGCCCTGGCCGTCCACCTCACCCCGCGCCAGCGCCGTGGCTCCCGCGAGCGTCGTCTCGCCGCGGTCATCGGCGGCTTCGCCGTGGTCTCCGCGACCGGCTCGATGGCGATGGCCTCACAGGACGCCCTGCCGGGCGACGTGCTCTACCCGGTCAAGCGTGCGATCGAGAACGCCCAGACCAACCTGCAGCCCGACGGCGCGGCCAAGGCCGACGCCCTCATCTCCCACGCCGAGGCCCGCCTCGACGAGCTCCAGTCGCTCGTCGCGCGCGACCGGAGCGCCGACGAGGTCAACGCGACCCTGCAGGACTTCACCGACCAGGCCCGCCAGGCGTCCGAGTTCGCGCTCGACGACTACACGGCCACCGGCAAGGCCGACCGGATCGCCGACCTGCGCGCCTTCGCCGGCGACAGCATGGACGCCCTCGCCGCGCTCGGCCCGATCGTCCCGTCCGACAGCCGCTCGCTGCTGATCACCGCGACCCAGACGATCCGCCAGATCGACGCCGCCGCCTGGGAGGCCTGCCCGAGCTGCGCCGAGGGCGCGGTGGCCGAGGTGCCCGACTTCGCGACGCTGCCGCTCAGCGCGGTGCTCAGCGGCAACGTGACCGCCTCGGTGACCGACGCGGCCCCGCTGACGACCAAGAAGAAGGACAAGGCGCCGCAGACCACCGCCACCCCCGGCGCGACCGCACCGCAGGTCCCGCCGGTGCTGCCTCCGATCGAGCTCCCGTCGGTGCCGAACCCGACGAAGAGCCCGAAGCCGCTGGGCGAGACCGTCGACAACGTCACGAAGGGTCTCACCGGAACCCTCGGCATCGACGGCGGCAGCCAGACGACCGACGGCACCACGACCGACCCCGGCCTCGTGCCCAACCTGGTCGACGGGGTGACCGGCATCCTCGGCGGCCTGCTCGGCGGCCAGTAG
- a CDS encoding helix-turn-helix domain-containing protein, with product MAPSSRERAESLPDPKFLTIAEVASVMRVSKMTVYRLVHGGELPAVRVGRSFRVTEDDVNDYLRKSFYSAG from the coding sequence ATGGCTCCTTCGTCGCGCGAGCGCGCCGAGTCCCTACCGGACCCGAAGTTCCTCACGATCGCCGAGGTCGCCTCGGTCATGCGCGTGTCCAAGATGACCGTCTACCGCCTGGTCCACGGCGGCGAGCTCCCGGCCGTCCGGGTGGGTCGCTCGTTCCGGGTCACCGAGGACGACGTCAACGACTACCTGCGCAAGTCCTTCTACTCCGCCGGCTGA
- a CDS encoding AURKAIP1/COX24 domain-containing protein: protein MGSVIKKRRKRMAKKKHRKLLKKTRVQRRKLGK from the coding sequence GTGGGTTCTGTCATCAAGAAGCGCCGCAAGCGCATGGCGAAGAAGAAGCACCGCAAGCTGCTGAAGAAGACGCGCGTCCAGCGTCGCAAGCTCGGCAAGTGA